The segment TTCTTTCATTTGTCGGCACGCTCCTCCGGCAGGAACTCCGTGCTGTGGTAGCCGTCCAGCAGCTCGCTGGCGCGGCGGTCAAAAGCGGCCCAGCGCTGCCGAATCTCCTGCTGGGTCCGCGCAAGCATGACCTTGCAGTCGGCCTCGGTCTGGGCACGGCTGCGCGCCGCAGCCTCTGCCTGCTCGTCACACTCTTTCCGGGTGCGAGCCTTCAGGTTCGCGGCTTCGGTCTGGGCCTGCGCAAGGATCTGCTCCGCCTCGGCCTCAGCCTGTGCCCGCAGGGCATTGGCAGCGGCATCAGTGTTTTTGTTTGCGGCGCGCACCGATGCAACATACTCGTCCGCAGCGGCCTGTGCGGCTTCAAACACCTTGTTCAGCTCCAGCGCGGCCTGCGCAATGGAACCGGCGTTTTCAATATGGATCTGACGCTCCTGCAGCTGGGCAGACAGGGCAGCGTTCTCTGCCCGGAGCCTGTCCTCGGTCTGCTTGAGGGCCAGAATGATCTCAACTAATTCGGCGCGGCGCATCCGCCGCAGTTCACGGTCTGGCATAATGGTCTGTTTCTCCGCAAAAGATGGTCTGAGCGACCGGAAAAAGCTGTCAAACACAAATTTTCCGTTGTGAAAATGACGGCTTTGAGATACCGTCATTCCACCGGACTGCGTATATTTAAAAGTCAAACGCACAATCTATAGGATAGCATACGATGTGTAACAATACTAACACACAAAGTGCAACAGAAGCGCAACAAAAAAGGGCTGATTTATGCGTCTTTCTGCAAAAATCATAAAAAATATTTTCCAATAAATGGAGTGCTGCTGCGAAAGATTGAAAGAATGGATGAAAACAAAAAGAACTGTCCCCTAAACGAGAACAGTTCTTGAAAATTACAGAAAACGCGGAGATGCTCAGAAGCCCTTCAGCAGGTCGCTCAGGGTCAGGAAGGACTGATAGATCACGTTGACGTTGTTGATGATGGAGCTTGCACCCGAGAAGATGCGGGCGATGGCGTTGAACACCTTGCCCACATTCAGGAAGTTGTTGTACAGGTCGCTGGCACCGCCGTCCAGATAGACCATTTCCTCTTCGTTGATGACGGCGTAATTAGCAGGCAGTTTCATAACAGACATGGGGATCTTCCTTTCGATTGATGGTTTGATGAAGTGTAAGGCGAAAACAGGTTGTTACATAAAGGCAGCCACGGCCAGCGTGGTGAGCAGGGCACCGGCAACGGTAAGGATGCTCAGGGTCATGCCGTCATCCTGTTCCGTCTGCTCGGGCTGAGCGGGCTTGGAGGTGCTGGTGCTGCTGGAAGCGGCGGTGCTCTTGACGGTCCAGTGGGCATACACGGTGGTATCCCCTGTGAACACCGTTGAAGTGGTGACCTTTGTGCCGCCCACCGTCTCGGTGTACCAGCCATCAAAGGTGTAGCCGTCCAGCGTGGGCTGGGCGGGCAGAGCGCTGAGCTTGCCGTTCAGGTTGGTGGTAACGGCTACAACAGAGCTGGTGCCGCCCATGGCATCCAGACCAATGGTGTAGATCTGTGCGTCCTTTTGCTCTGCGGCAAAGGCAGAGGGCAGTGCACAACACAGCAGCGCCGCACTGAGCAGGCCGAGAACCAGCATTTTCAGGATCTTTTTCATAGGACTCCTCACTTTCCTGACGAGTTGGGGGATGGTGCAGCCGACTGCGGAAACACCAGAACAGACCTCGTGTCTCCCCGCCACAGGGCAGCAGACGAAAAAGTCGGGATGAGGAGGTTTATTCAAATTTATTTTTACCACACAGAGCGCAACAAAAGTGCAACAAATCGGGCGGATTTTGCTGCAGGAATGAAAAAAACCGCTTTTTTACAAATCGTGCAGCACAAAAGGCTGCGGAGGATGGCCGCAAAAGCGGAAAAGTGGAGCCTTCCTCTTGTGGAAAAACAAAGAATATGGTATAATATCTTGCACGATGCGCCATCGCCAAGCGGTAAGGCAGGGGACTTTGACTCCCCCATCGTAGGTTCGACTCCTGCTGGCGCAACCAAAAGCCCCGTCATCCTGAAAAGGCTGGCGGGGCTTTTTGCATCACTTTTTCCACAAAGTGCGGCTGAACGGTGCAAAACTCAGCGACGGTGGATCTTTCTGGTGGGCTTGCGGCGGTTCCAGCCGTTCAGGAACGTCCACAAAAAGTAAATTGCGGCAGAGATAATACTTAGCGTTATCACAACTTTGAGGTACAGACTGCCCAGAAACTCCCGGAACCGGGCCACCGTGAACAGCAGCGGGTTCAGGCTGACATCCTGCCCGGCGATCAGGTCCACCACGCCGATGGTCTCACCGGCCAGCTTCAGTTCCACGGTGCCCACCACATCGCCCTGCTGGATGGGCGCACTGACCGCATCCGGCAGATGAAAATATTTCTGGGTCACGCTGCCGTCACCGGTGGAGGGCAGCAGGGTCATCATGCTGTCGGCGGGGTACAGCTGCAGGGAGCTGGTGTCGGAGGAATACTTCACC is part of the Faecalibacterium sp. HTF-F genome and harbors:
- a CDS encoding InlB B-repeat-containing protein, translated to MKKILKMLVLGLLSAALLCCALPSAFAAEQKDAQIYTIGLDAMGGTSSVVAVTTNLNGKLSALPAQPTLDGYTFDGWYTETVGGTKVTTSTVFTGDTTVYAHWTVKSTAASSSTSTSKPAQPEQTEQDDGMTLSILTVAGALLTTLAVAAFM